From a single Poecilia reticulata strain Guanapo linkage group LG2, Guppy_female_1.0+MT, whole genome shotgun sequence genomic region:
- the il1rl2 gene encoding interleukin-1 receptor type 1 has protein sequence MAAGGWICFLTGLLSLAWAEDHNHQGEADTYHVSAGHLFLLSCPIAGEIKWSRGDAGDESLPSGVEVRGGSLWFLPVQMTHSGSYICERRNQTKLLKRRFRVLVSGSNCPDPSEEILATKETSESLQCKQNEIFRLNLPRKIRWTKDCQQVQPDGESVSLNTNGLMRLVEVSEADAGKYTCHIDVTVDGRNYTAARSVQMTVKNGTPDLFPEIHVVRPKNEVVIVEVGKRAELHCKAYTGFSEDEEIDMYWIINGTYADDISGLVESWKFVHERGKVFGQSTLSIAIVRNEFLNIPINCHIASPAEEKVGEARLQEADPTEHNTFYMVVSLWLSALVTILSLTAFFLICKVNLFLAYRALKTLFSKQVPDGKLYDAYVSVGQSAMLSLDGVACFALRLLPEELEQKHGYSLFIRGRDDRPGEAVHDAISAAVRQCRRLLIILSSAGKSKETAQFWENHSQLTYEQKVGLHDALMRNDPKVILVEVDGPVDYSQLPESLRYIKRTQGALEWKNSFAETNKLTQMYLKRNFWKSLRCHMPAVPARRLQSIA, from the exons ATGGCGGCCGGCGGCTGGATCTGCTTCCTAACTGGACTCCTGTCTCTGGCGTGGGCTGAGGATCACA ACCACCAGGGGGAAGCAGACACCTACCACGTGAGTGCTGGTCACTTGTTTCTGCTGAGTTGCCCGATTGCTGGCGAGATAAAGTGGAGCAGAGGGGACGCGGGTGATGAGAGCCTCCCCTCTGGGGTGGAGGTCAGAGGCGGGTCGCTGTGGTTTCTACCCGTGCAGATGACTCATAGTGGAAGCTACATCTGTGAAAGAAG gAATCAAACGAAACTATTAAAAAGACGATTTAGAGTTTTAGTGTCCGGGTCAAACTGCCCTGATCCAAGTGAAGAAATTTTGGCTACAAAGGAAACGAGTGAAAGTCTTCAGTGCAAACAGAACGAGATCTTCAGACTGAATCTCCCAAGGAAAATACGATGGACGAag GACTGTCAGCAGGTGCAGCCGGATGGAGAGTCCGTCTCTCTGAATACAAACGGCTTAATGAGGCTGGTGGAGGTTTCGGAGGCAGATGCAGGGAAATACACGTGCCACATAGACGTTACAGTAGACGGCCGGAATTACACCGCAGCACGCAGCGTCCAGATGACTGTCAAAAACG GTACTCCAGATCTCTTTCCAGAGATTCATGTTGTGAGGCCCAAAAACGAGGTGGTCATAGTGGAAGTGG GCAAGAGAGCAGAGCTGCACTGTAAGGCCTACACCGGCTTCAGTGAGGACGAAGAGATAGACATGTACTGGATCATCAACGGGACATACGCTGACGACATCAGCGGGCTTGTCGAGTCCTGGAAATT TGTCCACGAAAGAGGCAAAGTGTTTGGTCAGTCCACTCTGTCCATTGCTATAGTTCGAAACGAGTTCCTGAACATCCCCATCAATTGCCACATCGCAAGTCCGGCTGAAGAGAAGGTCGGGGAGGCCCGGCTCCAAGAAG CTGACCCAACTGAACACAACACGTTCTACATGGTTGTGTCTCTCTGGCTCTCTGCCCTCGTTACCATCCTGAGCCTGACGGCCTTCTTCCTCATCTGCAAAGTCAACCTCTTCTTAGCATACAGGGCACTTAAGACATTGTTTTCTAAACAAG TTCCAGACGGGAAGCTTTACGACGCCTATGTGAGTGTCGGTCAGTCGGCCATGCTGAGTTTGGACGGCGTGGCCTGCTTTGCCCTGCGGCTCCTGCCAGAGGAGCTGGAGCAGAAACACGGCTACTCCCTGTTCATCAGAGGACGGGATGACCGCCCTGGAGAAG CGGTCCATGATGCCATCTCCGCTGCGGTGCGCCAGTGCCGCCGACTGCTTATCATCTTGTCGTCTGCTGGCAAATCAAAGGAGACAGCGCAGTTCTGGGAGAATCACAGCCAGCTCACGTACGAGCAGAAAGTGGGCCTTCATGACGCTTTGATGCGAAACGATCCTAAAGTCATTCTGGTGGAAGTCG ACGGTCCGGTCGATTACAGTCAGCTGCCGGAGTCGCTGCGCTACATCAAACGGACACAGGGAGCTCTGGAGTGGAAAAACTCGTTTGCTGAAACCAACAAACTGACTCAGATGTACTTGAAGAGAAACTTTTGGAAGAGCCTGCGCTGTCACATGCCTGCTGTACCTGCAAGGAGGCTGCAGAGTATCGCATAA
- the LOC103478334 gene encoding interleukin-1 receptor type 1-like, with protein sequence MCYENLNTGAMGXSSSLESFLLFLWISGICGGPAQAQLMKKDNCTNYELMFERVFSVPGDAAMLYSTLLRLDVFNFTAVPFNITWFSTKTGQEMRNETGRNLVLQETLWFLNTTLDDDGEYLAIVRTPSQCYMQTAKLVMDRPVAGECGRPRKDSRNVGADVVCPLSDYIHKLKTYGTNVSVNWYKGCDLILNTSGRRTFRGGNHRMLKAEGSGAYTCTLTFTLDGAARSVSETINATVTEQQFLPPQIHEPENEIIKAAKGSNFTKRCLVFVPGATRHFVDVIWLVENKVEFDSQSSERIYTPRQRKWTRDEPKGVWLERLLIFSELRQEDFYLNYTCRVYDDRGNSERYFTLLPTDPNIILPIGLVFGGVTVLFVISITVYYIFRTDIVLCFRRAFPVLYTNKDLDGKLYDAYVAYPNPGAFGFSEEVEKFALQTLPEVLEQACGYKLFIAGRDCLPGQAIVDSVDENLQASRRVLLLYTASTFIKKRHTSSTSSNNNNITKISEDVDKIESRTSEGNGSVGFGGDDKAFSDARQHLECVASMNRALLEGSLKVILVELEEITPAQLALFPESVRHLRKKQGAVCWWKSLRTRQKWRTWREDEERHGKDSQVSPSLSPSSRFWKEIRYHMPVKGKRAAYPEKTALLNL encoded by the exons ATGTGTTATGAAAATCTTAACACTGGAG CAATGGGCCYGAGTTCATCGCTGGAAAGCTTTCTGTTGTTCCTCTGGATTTCAGGGATCTGTGGTGGACCGGCCCAGGCTCAGCTCATGAAGAAag ATAACTGCACCAACTACGAGCTCATGTTTGAACGGGTGTTCTCTGTGCCCGGGGATGCGGCCATGCTCTACAGCACCCTGCTGCGCCTGGACGTCTTTAACTTCACCGCCGTCCCGTTCAACATCACCTGGTTCAGCACAAAGACGGGACAGGAGATGAGAAACGAGACCGGTCGGAATCTGGTGCTCCAGGAGACACTTTGGTTCCTCAACACCACTCTGGACGACGATGGGGAATACCTCGCCATAGTGCG AACTCCGTCTCAGTGCTACATGCAGACCGCTAAGCTGGTGATGGATCGGCCAGTTGCTGGAGAATGTGGAAGGCCAAGAAAAGATTCTCGAAATGTGGGGGCAGACGTGGTATGCCCTCTGAGCGATTATATTCACAAACTGAAGACCTACGGCACCAACGTCTCCGTTAATTGGTACAAA GGCTGTGACCTGATTCTGAACACATCAGGCCGTCGTACCTTCAGGGGGGGGAACCACCGCATGTTAAAAGCTGAAGGCAGTGGCGCGTACACCTGCACTCTGACCTTTACCCTGGATGGAGCAGCAAGGTCTGTGTCAGAGACCATTAATGCAACGGTCACAG agCAACAGTTCCTGCCTCCACAGATCCATGAAccagaaaatgaaattataaagGCAGCAAAAG GGTCGAATTTCACAAAGAGGTGTCTGGTGTTTGTTCCCGGTGCGACGAGACATTTTGTTGACGTCATTTGGTTGGTCGAAAATAAAGTCGAATTTGATTCTCAGTCGTCTGAACGCATCTACACACCACGGCAGCG TAAGTGGACCAGAGATGAACCAAAGGGTGTGTGGTTGGAGCGGCTGCTGATCTTCTCAGAACTGAGGCAGGAGGATTTCTACCTCAACTACACCTGCAGGGTCTACGATGACCGAGGCAATTCAGAGAGATACTTTACGTTGCTGCCAACAG ATCCGAACATCATCCTTCCCATCGGTTTAGTGTTTGGTGGAGTGACTGTTCTCTTCGTCATCAGCATCACCGTCTACTACATCTTCAGGACAGACATTGTGCTGTGCTTCAGGAGAGCGTTTCCAGTTCTTTATACAAATAAAG aTCTTGATGGCAAGCTGTATGATGCTTATGTGGCATACCCCAATCCTGGTGCCTTTGGGTTCAGTGAGGAAGTGGAGAAGTTCGCCCTGCAGACGTTGCCTGAAGTGTTGGAACAGGCCTGTGGCTACAAACTGTTCATAGCGGGCCGTGACTGCCTGCCGGGGCAGG CCATCGTGGACTCTGTGGATGAGAACCTTCAGGCTAGTCGTCGTGTTCTCCTGCTCTACACCGCTTCCACTTTCATTAAAAAGAGGCACACGAGCAGCACCAGcagtaacaacaacaacattacGAAGATTAGCGAGGATGTTGATAAAATCGAAAGCAGGACCAGCGAGGGCAATGGCAGCGTGGGTTTTGGTGGTGACGACAAAGCATTTTCGGACGCAAGGCAGCATCTGGAATGTGTGGCATCCATGAACAGAGCGCTGCTGGAGGGCTCCTTAAAG GTCATTCtggtggagctggaggagatCACCCCGGCCCAGCTGGCCCTCTTCCCTGAGTCGGTTCGCCACCTGAGGAAGAAACAGGGCGCYGTGTGCTGGTGGAAGTCTCTCCGAACGAGACAGAAATGGAGGACATGGAGAGAAGACGAGGAGAGACATGGAAAGGACTCACAAGTGTCACCAtccctctctccttcctccaGGTTTTGGAAAGAAATTAGGTATCATATGCCAGTCAAAGGCAAGAGGGCGGCTTATCCAGAGAAAACTGCCTTGTTGAACTTGTGA